In Solanum pennellii chromosome 7, SPENNV200, the following are encoded in one genomic region:
- the LOC107025899 gene encoding calmodulin-like protein 3, whose amino-acid sequence MLTISLLFLAFLFIVGLITTLFNFPTKKFQSWIFSLSVKPQTLTPTTPFINKDSIFVEKKSSKVELSGVFATFDKNNDGYITKQELKQSLKNIGIFMEDGDILEMVEKVDFNKDGFIDIDEFYELCHSFLGIEKVVSEEEEGGVEEGDLKDAFDVFDCDKNGLISEEELSKVLSSLGLNQGKRLDDCKEMIRNVDVDGDGMVNFDEFKKMMRNGGRLIPIP is encoded by the coding sequence ATGTTAACAATTAGCCTTCTTTTCTTAGCATTTCTCTTCATTGTTGGTTTAATTACAACCCTTTTCAATTTTCCCACAAAAAAGTTTCAATCTTGGATCTTTTCCCTCTCTGTTAAACCTCAAACCCTAACCCCAACAACCCCTTTTATCaataaagattcaatctttgtTGAAAAAAAGAGCTCAAAAGTTGAGTTGAGTGGTGTTTTTGCAACATTTGACAAGAACAATGATGGGTATATAACAAAACAAGAATTGAAACAGTCACTTAAGAATATTGGGATTTTTATGGAAGATGGAGATATTCTTGAAATGGTTGAAAAAGTTGATTTTAATAAAGATGGGTTTATTGATATTGATGAGTTTTATGAACTTTGTCATAGTTTCTTGGGGATTGAGAAAGTTGttagtgaagaagaagaagggggTGTGGAAGAAGGGGATTTGAAAGATGCTTTTGATGTGTTTGATTGTGATAAAAATGGATTGATATCTGAGGAAGAATTGAGTAAAGTGCTTTCATCTTTGGGGTTAAATCAAGGTAAGAGATTAGATGATTGTAAAGAAATGATTAggaatgttgatgttgatggtGATGGAATGGTGAATTTTGATGAATTCAAGAAGATGATGAGAAATGGTGGAAGGCTTATTCCAATTCCTTAG
- the LOC107025898 gene encoding uncharacterized protein LOC107025898 isoform X2, with product MSAVVCGKRSNFFEDLQSSPSPPPVSKRIRCSPSSFSPPRSFTTPSAIDHLISVFPDMDKQLLERALDECGDLDSAIKRLNELCLGSAENLGPLPGRSDATQDIGIPISTQGNGGPTPCSSAAKELHMMERTEWVELFVREMTSASNIDDAKARASLALEAFEKSICARATEAATRNFQQEHVMLKQQVEELLQENNILKRAFAVQHERQKEFEDRGNEVNQLKQMVAQYQEQLRTLEVNNYALTMHLKQAQQGNSIPGRFHPDVF from the exons aatttttttgaagatttgCAGTCATCGCCGTCTCCGCCGCCGGTTTCGAAGAGGATCCGTTGTTCTCCGTCTTCGTTTTCTCCGCCGCGATCCTTTACGACTCCGTCGGCGATCGATCATCTCATATCGGTGTTTCCTGATATGGACAAACAg TTGCTGGAGAGAGCTCTGGATGAATGTGGTGATTTGGATTCTGCCATCAAAAGATTAAATGAGCTTTGCTTGGGGTCTGCTGAGAATTTGGGGCCCCTCCCAGGAAGATCTGATGCTACCCAGGACATTGGCATTCCGATCTCAACTCAAG GTAATGGTGGGCCCACACCATGCTCATCCGCAGCAAAAGAACTGCACATGATGGAGCGTACTGAATGGGTGGAGCTGTTTGTTAGAGAGATGACGAGTGCCTCAAATATAGATGATGCTAAAGCCCGTGCTTCACTAGCTCTTGAGGCCTTTGAGAAATCCATTTGTGCCCGTGCGACAGAGGCAGCAACTCGAAATTTCCAGCAG GAACACGTAATGCTCAAGCAGCAGGTAGAAGAACTTCTTCAGGAGAACAATATTTTGAAGCGAGCATTTGCTGTTCAACACGAGCGTCAGAAGGAGTTTGAAGATAGAGGGAATGAGGTGAATCAGCTGAAGCAGATGGTGGCTCAGTATCAGGAGCAGCTGAGAACGCTTGAG GTCAATAACTATGCGCTGACGATGCATCTCAAGCAGGCACAACAAGGCAACTCTATCCCCGGGCGTTTCCATCCCGATGTCTTTTAA
- the LOC107025898 gene encoding uncharacterized protein LOC107025898 isoform X1 produces the protein MSAVVCGKRSNFFEDLQSSPSPPPVSKRIRCSPSSFSPPRSFTTPSAIDHLISVFPDMDKQEVQIHLDQTGFLVCKLLPLLERALDECGDLDSAIKRLNELCLGSAENLGPLPGRSDATQDIGIPISTQGNGGPTPCSSAAKELHMMERTEWVELFVREMTSASNIDDAKARASLALEAFEKSICARATEAATRNFQQEHVMLKQQVEELLQENNILKRAFAVQHERQKEFEDRGNEVNQLKQMVAQYQEQLRTLEVNNYALTMHLKQAQQGNSIPGRFHPDVF, from the exons aatttttttgaagatttgCAGTCATCGCCGTCTCCGCCGCCGGTTTCGAAGAGGATCCGTTGTTCTCCGTCTTCGTTTTCTCCGCCGCGATCCTTTACGACTCCGTCGGCGATCGATCATCTCATATCGGTGTTTCCTGATATGGACAAACAg GAGGTGCAAATTCATTTGGACCAGACAGGTTTCCTTGTTTGCAAACTGCTTCCA TTGCTGGAGAGAGCTCTGGATGAATGTGGTGATTTGGATTCTGCCATCAAAAGATTAAATGAGCTTTGCTTGGGGTCTGCTGAGAATTTGGGGCCCCTCCCAGGAAGATCTGATGCTACCCAGGACATTGGCATTCCGATCTCAACTCAAG GTAATGGTGGGCCCACACCATGCTCATCCGCAGCAAAAGAACTGCACATGATGGAGCGTACTGAATGGGTGGAGCTGTTTGTTAGAGAGATGACGAGTGCCTCAAATATAGATGATGCTAAAGCCCGTGCTTCACTAGCTCTTGAGGCCTTTGAGAAATCCATTTGTGCCCGTGCGACAGAGGCAGCAACTCGAAATTTCCAGCAG GAACACGTAATGCTCAAGCAGCAGGTAGAAGAACTTCTTCAGGAGAACAATATTTTGAAGCGAGCATTTGCTGTTCAACACGAGCGTCAGAAGGAGTTTGAAGATAGAGGGAATGAGGTGAATCAGCTGAAGCAGATGGTGGCTCAGTATCAGGAGCAGCTGAGAACGCTTGAG GTCAATAACTATGCGCTGACGATGCATCTCAAGCAGGCACAACAAGGCAACTCTATCCCCGGGCGTTTCCATCCCGATGTCTTTTAA